GTCCACCGTCGTCGCAGTCGGCGCCCAATGGGGTGACGAAGGCAAGGGAAAGATCGTCGACTGGCTCGGCCCGCGCGCCGACCTCGTCGCCCGCTTCCAGGGCGGGAACAACGCCGGCCACACCCTCGTGGTCGACGGCGAGACGACCGTTCTCCACGTCGTCCCGTCGGGCATCCTCCACGAGGGCAGCGTCAACCTGATCGGCCCGGGCGTCGTCGTCGATCCGGCGATCCTGCTCGGCGAGCTCGCGAAGCTCGAGGAGCGCGGGATCCTGAAGGATCCGTCGCGGATCCGGGTCTCCGGTCGCGCGCACGTCATCCTGCCGTGGCACACCGCCCTCGACGCCGCCCGCGAAGCGGCCGCCGGCAAGGGCAAGATCGGCACGACCGGTCGGGGGATCGGTCCCTGCTACGAGGACAAGGTCGCCCGCCGCGGCGTCCGCGTCGCCGACCTGCGCCAGCCCGACGAGCTTCGCACGAAGCTCGAGTCGATCGCCCAGCAGAAGAACGTGGAGCTCACGAAGGTCCACGGGGTCGAGCCGATCGACGTCGATGCGCTCTACGCGCAGTGCCTCGAGTGGGGCCGCCAGCTCGAGCCCTACATCGACCACACGGGTCGGATCCTCGATCGGTCGCTCCGCGGCGGCAAGAACATCCTCTTCGAAGGCGCCCAGGGGACCTTCCTGGACATCGACCACGGGACCTATCCCTTCGTGACGAGCTCGAACTGCGTCGCCGGCGCCGTCTGCACCGGCAGCGGCATCGGCCCGACCAAGATCGATCGCGTCATCGGGATCACGAAGGCCTACACCACGCGCGTGGGGTCGGGCCCGTTCCCGACGGAGCTTCTCGACGAGACCGGCGAGCAGCTGCGCAAGGCCGGCGCCGAGTTCGGCGCGACGACGGGCCGCCCGCGGCGCTGCGGTTGGCTCGACGCGGTCCTGCTCCGCGAAGCCGTCACGGTCAACGGTCTGACGGATCTCGCCATCAACAAGCTCGACATCCTGTCCGGCTTCGACGAGATCAAGATCTGCACCGCCTACGACATCGACGGCAAGGTCACCGAGGACTTCCCGATGACCCTGGCCGAGGCGGAGCGGGCGAAGCCCGTCTACGAGACGATGCCCGGCTGGAGCGAGGACGTGAGCGGCCTGACCTCGATCGACCAGTTCCCGGACAACGCCCGCCGCTACATCGAGCGGATCGAGGCCCTGGCCGAGGTCCCCGCAGCGCTGCTCTCGGTCGGTCCCGGCCGCGAGGAGACGATCATCGTGCGGGAGCTCTTCGGCT
The sequence above is drawn from the bacterium genome and encodes:
- a CDS encoding adenylosuccinate synthase, whose product is MSTVVAVGAQWGDEGKGKIVDWLGPRADLVARFQGGNNAGHTLVVDGETTVLHVVPSGILHEGSVNLIGPGVVVDPAILLGELAKLEERGILKDPSRIRVSGRAHVILPWHTALDAAREAAAGKGKIGTTGRGIGPCYEDKVARRGVRVADLRQPDELRTKLESIAQQKNVELTKVHGVEPIDVDALYAQCLEWGRQLEPYIDHTGRILDRSLRGGKNILFEGAQGTFLDIDHGTYPFVTSSNCVAGAVCTGSGIGPTKIDRVIGITKAYTTRVGSGPFPTELLDETGEQLRKAGAEFGATTGRPRRCGWLDAVLLREAVTVNGLTDLAINKLDILSGFDEIKICTAYDIDGKVTEDFPMTLAEAERAKPVYETMPGWSEDVSGLTSIDQFPDNARRYIERIEALAEVPAALLSVGPGREETIIVRELFG